A window from Candidatus Thiodiazotropha endoloripes encodes these proteins:
- the nfsA gene encoding oxygen-insensitive NADPH nitroreductase: protein MALTATQQLQINHRSVRRFLDKPMEPGQLEALIRCGQSAATSSFIQAYSVIRVTSPEARRAIAVAAGGQVWIEKATEFLVFCADLRRINQVCEAVGKGGLEGYSEHGLAAVIDVALMGQNVILAAESQGLGGVFIGGIRNQPEVVVEQLELPHRVVPLFGMCLGWPDANTEVKPRMPVECILHQDRYQEMDPHSVAEYDETMSKYYASRGSNVKLTDWSNATAQAMQGKKREHMLDFLRSRGFFVC, encoded by the coding sequence ATGGCACTGACAGCAACACAGCAATTACAGATCAATCACCGCTCAGTGAGGCGGTTTCTCGATAAGCCTATGGAACCAGGGCAGTTGGAAGCGTTGATCCGTTGTGGACAGAGTGCGGCGACATCCAGTTTTATCCAGGCCTATTCCGTCATTCGGGTGACAAGCCCAGAAGCGAGGCGGGCGATCGCCGTTGCGGCAGGTGGTCAGGTGTGGATTGAGAAGGCGACCGAGTTTCTGGTTTTTTGTGCTGACCTAAGACGCATCAATCAGGTGTGTGAAGCCGTAGGCAAGGGTGGATTGGAAGGATATAGCGAACATGGGCTGGCCGCTGTAATCGATGTGGCATTGATGGGCCAGAATGTGATTCTGGCTGCTGAATCCCAGGGCTTGGGTGGTGTCTTTATCGGCGGTATTCGTAATCAGCCTGAGGTGGTGGTGGAGCAGCTCGAACTACCCCACAGAGTCGTGCCACTGTTTGGGATGTGCCTGGGCTGGCCGGATGCGAATACCGAGGTGAAACCCAGAATGCCGGTTGAGTGCATTCTGCATCAGGATCGATATCAGGAGATGGATCCACACAGCGTGGCTGAATATGATGAGACGATGTCAAAATACTATGCCAGCCGCGGCTCCAATGTGAAACTGACCGATTGGTCGAATGCCACCGCGCAAGCCATGCAGGGAAAGAAGCGGGAACATATGCTTGATTT
- a CDS encoding ParA family protein — MKRLLILNSKGGCGKTTIATNLAGYYASAGTPTALFDYDPQGSSHRWLEMRSDELSNIHGVFAAKPTQGAVTQAFAQRVPGETERIVVDTPASMKRMEMMNMLRNAAAVIVPVLPSAIDRHVTLDFIQELTTLCRQMGINIPVGIVANRVRLNTRAFKQLQETLELLDIPLVAFLRDTQNYVHAAESGCAIVELKTASMKKDRQQWLALIEWLESAHTPPMTPTAEKQQAGLHS, encoded by the coding sequence ATGAAAAGGCTTTTGATACTCAACAGCAAGGGAGGCTGTGGGAAGACAACGATCGCGACCAATCTGGCGGGTTACTACGCCTCGGCCGGGACGCCGACTGCATTGTTCGACTATGATCCTCAAGGTTCCAGTCATCGCTGGCTGGAGATGCGTTCCGATGAGCTCTCAAATATTCATGGTGTTTTTGCAGCAAAGCCAACCCAGGGTGCAGTAACCCAGGCGTTTGCTCAGCGGGTGCCTGGAGAGACAGAGCGGATCGTGGTGGATACGCCAGCCTCCATGAAACGCATGGAGATGATGAATATGCTGAGAAATGCAGCGGCAGTCATCGTTCCGGTTCTGCCCTCCGCAATCGATCGTCATGTCACTCTCGATTTCATACAGGAGCTGACAACCCTCTGTCGTCAAATGGGGATCAATATCCCGGTAGGTATCGTGGCCAATCGGGTGCGTTTGAATACCCGCGCCTTCAAACAGCTTCAGGAGACCCTGGAACTTCTGGATATCCCACTGGTGGCCTTTCTGCGGGATACGCAAAACTATGTCCATGCTGCGGAATCCGGTTGCGCGATTGTCGAGTTGAAAACCGCCTCGATGAAAAAAGACCGGCAGCAGTGGCTGGCATTGATCGAGTGGTTGGAGAGTGCTCATACGCCACCGATGACGCCTACCGCCGAAAAACAACAGGCTGGACTGCATAGCTAG
- a CDS encoding glutathionylspermidine synthase family protein has translation MVETLKVEPLSKGVMEEIGMSWHTDADGSDYIVSDLVQLSEAEAEAYYQAANTLYDMYVEGAQYVIDNQLYYELGIPANLVGLIENSWDRDDWHLYGRFDLAGGLDGQPIKLIEFNADTPTSLFETAIIQWAILKANGMDEARQFNNLHEMLKENFRRLISGDDADFDFACRYNGEKLLFSSISDLPEDERTTRYLQQAAHEAGFFTDFCYLNEAGFSRDEGVFNKDGQLADFWFKLFPWEDIAEQELELTRMLGQSAKQGGTRIINPPYTLLFQSKGMMKILYDLFPNSPYLLPTAFEPLAGVAQVEKKLFGREGANMRILDAGGQLIQQSGGPYDFHKNIYQEWVDFPKDRVGQNYQAGVFYVWEACGLGFRRGGKILDDMSKFVGHVIIEEEPLQLGSPIS, from the coding sequence ATGGTCGAAACTCTGAAGGTTGAGCCCCTCAGTAAAGGGGTCATGGAAGAGATCGGCATGAGCTGGCATACCGATGCGGATGGCAGTGACTATATCGTCAGTGATCTGGTTCAATTGAGTGAAGCAGAAGCGGAGGCCTACTACCAAGCTGCAAATACTCTTTATGATATGTATGTGGAGGGAGCCCAGTACGTCATAGACAATCAGCTCTACTATGAGTTGGGTATACCCGCTAATCTTGTCGGGCTGATTGAGAACAGCTGGGATCGAGATGACTGGCATCTCTACGGGCGTTTCGATCTGGCCGGGGGACTCGATGGTCAGCCCATCAAATTAATCGAATTCAACGCTGATACCCCAACGAGCCTGTTCGAAACAGCCATTATTCAGTGGGCAATTCTGAAGGCGAATGGCATGGACGAGGCCCGCCAGTTCAACAATTTGCATGAGATGTTGAAAGAGAACTTCCGGCGTCTGATCAGCGGTGACGATGCCGATTTCGATTTTGCATGCCGCTACAATGGGGAAAAGCTGCTCTTTTCCAGTATCAGCGATCTGCCGGAGGATGAGCGTACAACCCGCTATCTTCAGCAGGCAGCACACGAGGCAGGCTTTTTTACCGACTTCTGCTACCTGAATGAAGCGGGCTTTAGCCGTGACGAAGGTGTGTTCAACAAGGATGGCCAGCTGGCTGACTTCTGGTTCAAACTCTTTCCCTGGGAGGATATCGCCGAGCAGGAGCTAGAGCTAACCCGGATGCTTGGGCAGAGTGCAAAGCAGGGGGGAACCCGCATTATCAATCCGCCCTACACACTTCTGTTTCAGAGTAAGGGGATGATGAAGATCCTGTATGATCTCTTTCCCAACTCACCCTACCTGCTGCCCACCGCATTCGAGCCTCTGGCCGGTGTGGCTCAGGTCGAAAAGAAGTTGTTTGGTCGCGAGGGTGCCAACATGCGCATCCTGGATGCCGGCGGGCAACTGATTCAGCAGAGCGGTGGTCCTTACGATTTCCATAAAAACATCTATCAGGAGTGGGTTGATTTCCCCAAGGACCGTGTTGGGCAAAACTATCAGGCCGGTGTTTTCTATGTTTGGGAGGCCTGTGGCCTGGGCTTTCGCCGTGGCGGCAAGATTCTTGACGACATGAGTAAGTTCGTGGGCCATGTGATCATTGAAGAGGAGCCGCTACAGCTTGGTTCTCCTATCTCTTAA
- a CDS encoding SDR family NAD(P)-dependent oxidoreductase, whose translation MNKKTAFITGNSSGLGKGLSQVLLNHDYRVYGCSRRGCNLQGDIVDQHCDLTRSETIPDNLEQLLNGVNRLDLVILNAGILGEIKNISDTSLDELRQIMEINLWPNKVILDWLLKSELNIDQILLMSSGAAVLGNKGWGGYALSKSGLNMLGRLYAHELGETHITAIAPGLIESTMMDYLCNEADSHAYPALQRIRQAREEGKTLTPTAAAERILKALPEIKGFESGSYIDLRQILAPDEYETLINARNRT comes from the coding sequence ATGAATAAAAAAACAGCATTCATCACAGGTAACAGCAGCGGTCTCGGCAAGGGACTCAGCCAGGTTTTGTTAAACCATGATTATCGGGTATATGGGTGCAGCCGACGTGGCTGCAATCTGCAGGGGGATATCGTGGATCAACATTGCGATCTGACCCGGTCGGAGACAATTCCCGACAACCTTGAACAACTTTTAAACGGTGTTAACAGACTGGATCTGGTGATACTCAACGCGGGTATTCTGGGAGAGATCAAAAACATCAGTGACACGTCACTGGATGAACTGAGACAGATCATGGAGATCAACCTTTGGCCGAACAAGGTCATCCTGGATTGGTTGCTGAAATCAGAACTGAATATCGATCAGATTCTCCTCATGTCATCCGGTGCTGCCGTACTGGGCAATAAGGGATGGGGCGGTTATGCCCTTTCGAAGAGCGGATTGAATATGCTTGGACGTCTCTATGCCCACGAGTTAGGTGAAACCCACATTACCGCCATTGCGCCGGGACTGATCGAATCGACCATGATGGACTATCTGTGTAACGAAGCAGACAGTCATGCCTACCCTGCCCTGCAACGGATCAGACAGGCTCGTGAGGAGGGAAAAACTCTCACACCTACGGCGGCCGCAGAGAGAATCCTGAAGGCCCTGCCAGAGATCAAGGGATTTGAAAGTGGCAGCTATATCGATCTGCGACAGATCCTCGCCCCGGATGAGTACGAAACCCTGATCAATGCACGTAACAGGACCTGA
- the purT gene encoding formate-dependent phosphoribosylglycinamide formyltransferase, which yields MTTIGTPFTSNATKVLFCGSGELGKEVVIELQRYGCEVIACDRYENAPAMQVADRSYTFSMLDGEALREVIEQEKPDYIVPEIEAISTDTLVELEAEGFHVIPTANAARLTMNREGIRRLAAETLGIPTSDYRFVDNRQDFMDAVSEIGIPCVVKPIMSSSGKGQSTIQSDADIENSWTYAQEGGRAGAGRVIVEGYVDFDYEITLLTIRHIDGVSFCLPIGHRQEDGDYQESWQPQLMSDAALSKAKEIAEKVTSALGGRGIFGVELFIKGDHVYFSEVSPRPHDTGMVTMISQDLSQFALHSRAILGLPIPNIRQHGPSASAVVLVEGESDNVRFGNLEAAVAEADTQLRLFGKPEVSGKRRMGVALARGEDISQAREKATKAAAAVTTEL from the coding sequence ATGACCACCATTGGTACCCCCTTCACCTCCAATGCAACAAAAGTTCTGTTTTGTGGATCCGGTGAGCTGGGTAAAGAGGTGGTTATCGAATTACAGCGTTATGGCTGTGAGGTGATTGCCTGTGATCGCTATGAGAATGCACCGGCCATGCAGGTGGCTGATCGTTCCTATACATTCTCAATGCTTGATGGTGAGGCGCTGAGGGAGGTGATCGAACAGGAGAAGCCGGATTACATCGTGCCGGAGATCGAGGCCATATCCACCGATACCCTGGTCGAACTGGAAGCAGAAGGGTTTCATGTGATTCCGACCGCCAATGCCGCCAGACTGACCATGAACCGGGAGGGTATCCGCCGACTGGCAGCGGAGACGCTGGGCATACCGACCTCCGACTACCGTTTTGTCGACAACCGGCAGGACTTCATGGATGCGGTCTCCGAGATCGGTATCCCCTGTGTGGTCAAGCCGATCATGAGCTCATCGGGTAAAGGTCAGAGTACCATTCAAAGTGATGCGGATATTGAGAACAGCTGGACCTATGCGCAAGAGGGTGGGCGTGCCGGGGCAGGGCGGGTCATCGTCGAGGGTTATGTCGACTTTGACTATGAGATCACTCTGCTGACCATACGCCATATCGATGGGGTCAGTTTCTGCCTGCCGATCGGACATCGTCAGGAGGATGGGGATTATCAGGAGTCATGGCAACCTCAACTGATGAGCGATGCCGCCCTGAGCAAAGCCAAGGAGATTGCTGAAAAGGTGACCTCGGCGTTAGGGGGACGGGGGATTTTCGGTGTGGAGCTGTTTATCAAGGGTGATCATGTCTACTTCAGTGAGGTCTCTCCCAGACCCCATGACACCGGTATGGTGACTATGATCTCTCAGGATCTGTCCCAGTTTGCCCTGCACAGCCGGGCGATTTTAGGTTTGCCGATTCCTAACATCAGACAGCATGGCCCCTCGGCATCTGCCGTGGTGTTGGTTGAGGGTGAATCGGATAACGTCCGTTTCGGCAATCTCGAAGCGGCCGTCGCAGAGGCGGACACTCAACTCAGGCTGTTCGGTAAGCCGGAAGTCAGCGGCAAGCGCCGTATGGGCGTGGCGCTGGCCCGAGGTGAGGATATCTCTCAGGCAAGAGAGAAGGCCACAAAAGCAGCCGCTGCGGTGACCACTGAGCTTTAA
- a CDS encoding helix-turn-helix domain-containing protein: MQSAEQQVIIASLGEHNRNISKTAEALGMSRNTLYRKLRKHGINQTR, from the coding sequence CTGCAGTCAGCCGAACAGCAGGTGATCATTGCCTCCCTTGGAGAACATAACCGGAATATCTCCAAGACAGCGGAAGCTTTGGGTATGAGCCGTAACACCCTCTACAGAAAACTGAGAAAACACGGTATCAATCAGACCCGTTGA
- a CDS encoding ATP-binding protein translates to MLIRLLQSTYYWMFPTIFWLALTLVSLIWNLSVIDNSVEKIAFERGQIMYEMVRLTKINPVLMANDPTLFKKQNVKDIQYRAVSSKPMNPENISDTWESQALSQFQQGTEFKFEPFLNQEPAYFRYIGPVYMQEQCLKCHGYEGKRVGDVRGGISVKVFAEPIIAAQDEAKQIMTLLHFIGFLMISVTSNFLMSQLRKHWLKLKLTQQNLKDKEQFLSDVTNSMSEGFVVLDNDGVVKYTNPESARLIGWTENDMLDKQFSQIVYAEKKPDKDKTVETTVMDTLKDGVIRADNDDLFCHKAGHEIDIVFSVSPMLQNENDKQVVLTFSDISERKRADRERIDLERQLNQTHKMEAVGQLAGGIAHEINTPIQYIGDNLKFIQESQQDMQSLLQQYAELSSKAKQQPELQDELEKIDKTIEEIDLEYLTEETTNAIDQSISGASQVARIVLAMKEFAHPGGKDMALADLNRIVSNAVAVCKNEWKYVADTKLELSDNLPDVRCLAGEVSQVVLNIIVNAAHAIEAAKREEKGTITITSALKDEQVEIRVSDTGTGIPEEAQEYVFNPFFTTKDVGRGTGQGLAIAQDIIVGKHQGELLFETEQGVGTTFIIRLPVTREEA, encoded by the coding sequence ATGTTGATTCGACTATTACAATCCACATACTACTGGATGTTCCCAACCATCTTCTGGTTGGCATTGACCCTGGTCTCTTTGATATGGAATCTCAGTGTTATCGACAACTCTGTCGAAAAAATTGCCTTTGAGCGCGGTCAAATCATGTATGAGATGGTCAGACTGACAAAAATCAATCCCGTGTTGATGGCGAATGACCCCACCCTCTTCAAAAAGCAGAACGTTAAGGATATTCAGTATCGAGCCGTTTCATCGAAACCCATGAATCCGGAGAACATCTCCGATACCTGGGAGAGCCAGGCTCTGAGTCAGTTCCAGCAAGGCACAGAGTTTAAATTCGAACCGTTTCTGAACCAGGAACCAGCCTACTTCAGATACATCGGTCCGGTGTATATGCAGGAACAGTGCCTTAAATGCCATGGCTATGAGGGTAAAAGAGTTGGCGATGTACGTGGTGGCATCAGTGTAAAAGTCTTCGCGGAACCCATTATTGCCGCCCAGGACGAAGCCAAGCAGATCATGACACTGCTACACTTCATCGGCTTTCTGATGATCTCAGTCACCAGTAATTTTCTAATGAGTCAATTGAGAAAACACTGGTTGAAACTGAAACTGACACAACAGAACCTAAAGGATAAAGAACAATTTCTGAGTGACGTCACCAACAGTATGAGTGAAGGTTTCGTGGTGCTGGACAACGATGGCGTCGTCAAATATACCAATCCAGAAAGTGCGAGGCTGATTGGATGGACTGAAAATGACATGCTGGACAAGCAGTTCAGTCAGATTGTCTATGCGGAGAAAAAACCGGACAAAGACAAAACTGTCGAAACGACAGTCATGGATACATTGAAGGACGGTGTTATCCGCGCTGACAATGATGATCTCTTTTGCCACAAAGCCGGGCATGAGATTGATATCGTTTTTTCAGTATCGCCCATGCTGCAGAATGAAAATGACAAACAGGTAGTGTTGACATTCAGTGACATCTCGGAACGCAAACGTGCTGATAGAGAACGCATCGATCTGGAACGCCAGTTGAACCAGACCCACAAAATGGAAGCGGTCGGACAATTGGCCGGTGGCATCGCCCATGAGATCAACACCCCGATACAGTACATTGGTGACAATCTGAAGTTCATTCAAGAGTCACAGCAGGATATGCAAAGCTTGTTACAGCAATATGCGGAACTTTCAAGTAAAGCGAAACAGCAACCTGAACTGCAAGACGAACTGGAAAAAATCGATAAGACCATTGAAGAGATCGACTTGGAGTATCTCACTGAAGAAACCACCAATGCCATCGATCAATCCATATCCGGCGCATCACAGGTGGCCAGAATTGTATTGGCAATGAAAGAGTTTGCACATCCAGGTGGTAAGGATATGGCCTTAGCCGACCTGAACCGTATTGTCAGTAATGCGGTGGCGGTATGTAAGAATGAGTGGAAATATGTTGCGGACACTAAGCTGGAGCTGAGTGACAACCTGCCAGACGTGAGGTGCCTTGCGGGAGAGGTATCTCAGGTTGTACTGAATATCATCGTCAATGCAGCGCATGCCATTGAAGCCGCCAAGCGGGAAGAGAAAGGCACCATCACCATCACCTCTGCATTAAAAGATGAGCAGGTGGAAATCCGTGTCAGTGACACCGGAACCGGCATACCCGAAGAGGCCCAGGAGTATGTCTTCAATCCATTTTTCACTACCAAGGATGTGGGACGAGGTACCGGCCAGGGCCTGGCGATCGCCCAGGACATCATCGTGGGTAAGCATCAGGGTGAACTGTTGTTTGAAACAGAACAGGGTGTTGGCACCACGTTTATCATTCGTCTACCGGTGACCAGAGAGGAGGCTTGA
- the sucD gene encoding succinate--CoA ligase subunit alpha — MSILVNKDSKVIFQGFTGQHATFHAQEAIRMGTQVVGGVTPGKGGQTHIDRPVFDTVKDAVEQTGADVSVVFVPPAFTADAVMEAIDGGIKVIVVITDGVPVQDMVRVKRYLIGHDTIIVGPNTAGVITPEACKVGIMPAHIYRTGRIGVVSRSGTLNYEAVEQMSELGLGISTSISIGGDPVNGCDFLTLMKQFAEDDETDAVLMIGEIGGSQEVEAATWARDHMDKPLIGFIAGATAPPGRTMGHAGAIISGEDDTAQAKMKRLAELDVHVVQNAAEIGRTVQQSLEPQECVA; from the coding sequence ATGAGTATTTTGGTCAACAAGGATTCGAAGGTTATCTTTCAAGGTTTTACCGGACAGCATGCCACTTTTCATGCGCAGGAGGCGATTCGCATGGGCACCCAGGTGGTTGGCGGTGTAACTCCTGGTAAGGGTGGTCAAACCCATATCGACAGACCGGTTTTCGATACGGTCAAGGATGCGGTGGAGCAGACCGGTGCCGATGTGAGTGTGGTTTTCGTACCGCCGGCATTCACTGCCGATGCCGTGATGGAGGCGATCGATGGTGGCATCAAGGTGATCGTGGTGATTACCGATGGGGTGCCGGTGCAGGATATGGTGCGGGTGAAGCGTTATCTGATTGGCCATGACACCATCATTGTCGGCCCCAACACCGCCGGTGTGATCACACCGGAAGCGTGTAAGGTGGGAATCATGCCGGCTCATATCTACCGCACAGGACGAATCGGTGTGGTCTCACGTTCCGGTACGCTCAACTATGAAGCGGTGGAACAGATGAGTGAACTGGGTCTGGGTATCTCCACCAGTATCAGCATTGGCGGTGATCCGGTGAATGGTTGTGATTTTCTGACCCTGATGAAGCAGTTTGCCGAGGATGATGAAACCGACGCGGTATTGATGATCGGTGAGATCGGTGGATCACAAGAGGTCGAGGCGGCCACCTGGGCCAGGGATCATATGGATAAACCGCTGATTGGCTTTATCGCTGGCGCAACCGCCCCCCCAGGGCGAACCATGGGGCATGCCGGGGCGATCATCTCCGGTGAGGACGATACCGCCCAGGCAAAGATGAAGCGTCTGGCTGAACTGGATGTGCATGTGGTTCAGAATGCGGCAGAGATTGGACGCACGGTTCAACAGAGCCTGGAACCTCAGGAGTGTGTCGCCTAG
- a CDS encoding OmpA family protein, whose amino-acid sequence MFRKRPIVTMMLGLMISAAPATLPADDKAGSECPPMTASESVQVPDWVKQRRAEMERMHEQYAAQREAMMTRQMVPMQPYQPAEMPDWVAERRNRLPMAPQMPEFELPKVPDWVTESRRQRAVAAFEMQHYKVPEWLAQRRAQQPVVPQMPAFQPPQFPSRPMIDHAANPYPHSMGFERPELPDWVKERRARMTAIPHPPAPNHSPDAAQYQAPVAPAKGLPVYSAPVPFYGRPYPRHGWGGSDWGPFDGMGDLFGDMDMSFNFKLRGSGSGYGDGRGYHGYGYGPHAWAPLAAPSQLNAPAVAAVEAEQPAALDDSVVATPENEEQPATVEVSTVATDSDGDGVLDIADICPDSPAGAEVDGLGCEQTASIVLRGVNFKTDSDQLTDTSTEILDRVANTLIANPTVAVEIAGHTDSDADEAYNKDLSQRRAEMVMSYLTEKGVIADNLSAMGYGEEQPIASNETAEGKAQNRRVELVRNN is encoded by the coding sequence ATGTTTCGCAAACGCCCTATTGTGACCATGATGCTTGGCCTGATGATCTCTGCCGCTCCGGCAACCCTTCCGGCTGATGATAAAGCTGGATCAGAATGTCCACCGATGACCGCTTCCGAATCTGTTCAGGTCCCGGATTGGGTTAAGCAGCGCCGTGCTGAAATGGAGAGAATGCATGAGCAATATGCAGCACAGCGGGAGGCCATGATGACGCGTCAAATGGTGCCCATGCAGCCTTATCAACCCGCCGAGATGCCGGATTGGGTGGCCGAACGCCGCAACCGCTTACCAATGGCGCCACAGATGCCGGAGTTCGAGCTGCCCAAAGTACCGGATTGGGTCACTGAAAGTCGTCGTCAGAGAGCTGTCGCAGCCTTCGAAATGCAGCATTACAAGGTGCCGGAGTGGCTGGCTCAGCGTCGCGCCCAACAACCCGTAGTGCCACAAATGCCGGCCTTTCAGCCACCACAGTTTCCCTCCAGACCGATGATCGATCATGCCGCGAACCCGTATCCCCACTCGATGGGATTTGAGCGTCCTGAACTACCGGATTGGGTGAAAGAGCGGCGGGCCCGGATGACGGCGATACCTCATCCGCCAGCACCCAACCACTCTCCGGATGCTGCTCAATACCAGGCACCTGTCGCTCCTGCGAAGGGTCTGCCGGTCTACAGCGCTCCCGTGCCTTTTTACGGTCGTCCCTATCCTCGCCATGGCTGGGGTGGGTCTGATTGGGGGCCGTTTGATGGCATGGGTGACCTGTTTGGTGACATGGATATGAGTTTCAACTTCAAACTGCGTGGCTCAGGATCCGGCTATGGTGACGGTCGGGGGTATCACGGTTATGGCTATGGGCCTCATGCCTGGGCGCCGTTAGCAGCACCGTCCCAGCTTAATGCACCAGCTGTCGCTGCTGTTGAAGCGGAACAACCCGCCGCCCTAGACGATTCAGTGGTGGCTACACCAGAGAACGAGGAGCAGCCGGCAACTGTCGAGGTATCGACTGTGGCTACCGACAGCGACGGCGATGGGGTGCTGGATATCGCAGATATCTGTCCCGATTCTCCGGCCGGTGCGGAGGTTGACGGTCTGGGTTGTGAGCAGACTGCCTCCATTGTATTGCGTGGGGTCAACTTCAAGACCGACTCCGACCAGTTGACCGATACCTCTACCGAGATTCTCGATCGAGTGGCCAATACTCTGATCGCCAATCCAACCGTGGCGGTTGAAATCGCCGGCCACACAGACAGCGATGCGGATGAGGCCTATAACAAGGATCTGTCCCAACGTCGGGCAGAGATGGTTATGAGCTACCTGACAGAGAAAGGAGTGATCGCCGATAACCTGAGTGCCATGGGATACGGTGAAGAGCAGCCGATCGCTTCCAATGAGACGGCTGAAGGCAAAGCGCAGAATCGTCGGGTTGAGCTGGTTCGGAACAACTAA
- a CDS encoding TusE/DsrC/DsvC family sulfur relay protein, translating to MVQTAVDQSANVQPLIRFDEDGFLIDHQLWNEELARDLAHQEGVDHLGEQHWHIIHHIRERYLSLGALPNMRLVCRATGIPRHKVHHLFGSCLSIWRIAGLPDPGEEAKSYFS from the coding sequence ATGGTTCAGACAGCCGTAGATCAATCCGCCAACGTACAACCACTGATCCGCTTTGATGAGGATGGTTTCCTGATCGATCACCAGCTCTGGAACGAGGAGCTGGCTCGTGATCTGGCCCATCAGGAGGGTGTGGATCACCTGGGTGAGCAGCATTGGCACATCATTCATCACATCCGTGAACGTTACCTGAGCCTCGGGGCACTACCGAATATGCGTCTGGTCTGCCGGGCAACCGGGATACCCAGGCATAAGGTCCACCATCTGTTTGGCAGTTGCCTGAGCATCTGGCGAATCGCCGGTCTGCCCGATCCGGGTGAAGAGGCGAAAAGCTATTTCAGTTGA